The Podospora pseudocomata strain CBS 415.72m chromosome 3, whole genome shotgun sequence genome window below encodes:
- a CDS encoding hypothetical protein (EggNog:ENOG503P2Q3; COG:S): MADAPPAKRLKTATSAKTKHNLSPTSLQAATLSSLFANPDKPIPLPTGPQKKHLPPPPEIVTNVQGSSAGAGSGEFHVYKAARRREYERLRQMEEETAAEKAQREFEEERLERIRKDEEKTRKNREKRNKKKQNKGKGGGNKGGTPQPTTTASGKEGDKKGDDGDKVAGNGTEKGDAKESTTPQPPAVPVAQGVGLVICDDD, from the coding sequence ATGGCCGACGCCCCCCCAGCCAAACGCCTCAAAACAGCCACCTCCGCCAAAACCAaacacaacctctcccccacctccctccaagCAGCAACCCTCTCATCCCTCTTCGCAAACCCCGACAagcccatccccctccccaccggcccccaaaagaaacacctccccccgcccccagaAATAGTAACCAACGTCCAAGGCTcctccgccggcgccggatCGGGCGAGTTTCACGTCTACAAAGCCGCCCGCCGCCGCGAATATGAACGACTCCGGCAAATGGAAGAGGAAACCGCCGCTGAAAAGGCCCAGcgcgagtttgaggaggaacGACTAGAGAGGATAAGAAAGGACGAGGAAAAGACGCGGAAGAacagggagaagaggaataagaagaagcagaataaggggaagggaggtgGGAATAAAGGGGGGACGCCGCAGCCAACTACTACCGCgagtgggaaggagggggataagAAAGGTGACGATGGTGATAAAGTGGCTGGAAATGGGACAGAGAAGGGGGATGCAAAGGAgtcgacaacaccacaaccacccgcTGTACCAGTCGCTCAAGGGGTGGGGTTGGTCATCTGCGATGATGATTGA